In Candidatus Paracaedibacteraceae bacterium, the genomic stretch TGAAGAAGAAATTGATCCCTTGGATAATTTGGTTTCAAACGAAGCGTCTCGTATTGAAAAAATCGATACAACAAAATTAAAGCTGGCTTCTTTAAATAATGATTCACCTTATGCGTCGACGCAGGCTGTTAAAAAACCGACTATAAAAGAAAATGTTCGATCAGCGATGGCTGTTCAAGGTAACTATAGAGTCCAACTTGGAACATTTTCTTCTGAAAAAGAAGCGAAAACTGAGATTCGTCGTCTAAAGGGAATCGATGGATCAGCATTTTCCGGTAAGAAATTTATTATTCAAAAATCGACATCATCGTCTACGGGAAAAATCCTTTATAAAGTTATGGTTGGTTTTTTCGCATCAGCCAACCAAGCAAATACATTCAAGAATAAATTAAAGATTCACCGAATTAACGGTGCTGTTGTTAAGGGATAAAAAACACCTCTCTTTACAAGAGAGGTGCAGCGTTTATCTTAGATAGAAAATCATATGATCAAAGCGCTTATTATGCCAAAGCTCGATCGAGCGCTTGGAGCATTTCTTCAATAGTTGAAATCCCTCTAAGATCTGCTGTATAACGCTGTTGATCGACAATCAAGTCCGTAAAGACTTCGGCTGTATCGATCGTTGATTCTTCAAGGCTAGCTGAACGAATGCCTCCGGCAGTTCCTTCGTTTACAAAATTGAGCGTGTAATTTCCGGAATCTCCCGAGGCAACAAAACTACCGCCGGTTTGCTCAACTAATTTATTGGGATCAGGAAATGTCGCTAATGGAATTTTCGCATATCGGCGTGTATCTCCATTATCGAATGTAGCCCACATGTATCCTTGATCGTCAATCGATGTCCGCATGTATTTCCCAGCTTGCATCCCATCAACTACGGGTTGCGGAAGGTCATAGCTTTTTGCCGTACCAAAAGAACGCATACCGTTGGTTCCACCAATTGCCCCAAAATTCATATTGATGGTTGATGGTGCTGCTGCTGTTGACCAAGTAATAGCTAAATTCGGGGCTGGACCGGCTGCGCCATTAATAAGTGCCGGGTTACCTGTGGCTCCGTCGAACTGGATAATCATGCCCGTATCATAAGGAGCACCAATGGTCGCCGCATTCGGTGATGATGCCGTAACCGTCCATTCCATAGGGCTGACGTTTGTCTTGGCAAAGTTTAACGTGATTGTTTGGGCAACACCTAAGGAATCATAGGCATTCATAATCATTGATTTCGTTGTTCCAAGAGCTGCATCACTGGCGAGAACGCCTTTAATTGTGGCAGCTGTTGTGGCCGACGGGTTCCCCGATAAACTAGCACTTGATGCTGTTTCTAGGGCGTCAATTGTGGCCGTATTCGTACTAATGGGGTCACCATTAGCGTCAACATAAAAGACTTTCAAATATTCGCCAACATGGTTGACAAAATTATGATCTTTATTTTCTGAAAAGGTACCGACGCGTGTAAAACCATAAGCGCCAGGGTTTGTATTATCAGCTTTTTTGTTAACAACAAAAAATCCTTGCCCATCTAGAGACATATGCGTATCGACACTGGATTGTACGGGGGATCCTACGGTTGAGACAAAATGCTGTTGAGTTGCTGTTATCCCTGCAGGGATAAAGGCATCCAACGATTGTCCTGTATTGACAACGGATAAGAATGCTTGGCGTGATTTTGAGGCATAAGCACCAGCTGCTGCTAGGTTTTGTGAGTGACAATTAACACGTGCCGAGACACCTTTTAATCCTGATACGCATGCGTTCATTCCTGAGTTTAAACCTGCCATTTTATGTTCTCCTAACTATAATAATCTGGAATTGGTGTGGATGTTGGTTCTGGTGGAATTTGGCTTTTAATCAATTTATTTAATTCCTCGTACTGTTTTATTTGTTCTTGCATGGTCTTTGTCAGGCCGACAATGTCTTGAGAAGCTGGTTTGCTGACACTTAAAACATCATCTAATCCCACGCCTACTGAGTCATTCACGAGTAAAAGAAAATCTCCGGAATCATCTTGATAGGCAATTTGTTGGACACGTCCTTTAAAGGCTGTTGGGATTTCGACAACTTGTTTTTTACTGTCAACTGCCAGAACTTTGGTATGATAGATTCCATGGCTTGCCGGCATTTCACTATCATTGAGCCCATCCCAAGAAAAAGTTTGTTTGCCAATTTTAGACGGATCTAAAGGAAACGTTTTAACACGATTGAGTTGTTGGTCAAGAACAACGAGTTCTGCTTCAACAACACCGCCGGGCATAATCAATGAAATGTCTTCAGGTTGTCCATTAAACACAAGGCGATCATCTTCATAGACAATTTCTTTGTTAAGATAAGTTTTGGCAGCAGCCATTTGTTCTTTGACCTTCATGTCATTACCGTGTTTGAGCAATTTATTGGTTTGTGCTTGCTCAGCGGCACTAAAGAACGACATGACGCTTTGGGTCATCTCGTGCGTACTCATGGGATTATCGGGGTTCTGGTTCTTAACTTGGGCTAAGAACATTTTCATGAACACGTTATATTGTTCATCACGGCTTTTCTCAAGCATGCGAGATAAGGCGCTGCGATCTTTCGTTTTTTCAGTTGCGACAGCTGGTTGAGCTGTTATTGGTGGTTGAACAGATGTAACCATAACTTAGCTCCTTTAAGTTAAAATATTAATCTGAGAGGATGGTAATAGCCCTGAGTTGATGGCTTTGACTTCCTCTAATTCAGGTGTGGTTTCTGCAGAGAGCATTTCTCCAAAGGAATTTTGTTCATCATGATTTCCTCTCGACATGGAAAAGTTCATGCCTTGTGAATCTGCTTGTAGCCCTGCTTCATTGAAAATATTTTGAAAATCAATGGCGTGGCGGGTTAGGGTTTCCAGCGTTTCTCGATTTTCTGCCTTAAAGGCAGCTGTGACAAGGCCATCGCGTGAGATATCAAGTTTGATATCAACTTTCCCCATTTCATGAGGTTTTAGCTGAATTTTTAAGTGTGTTTCCCCTTTTTGAAGAGATTGTTTCAACTGCTCTTTAATTTGGTTCAGTGCATTCAATTTATCTAAGGTTGTTAATGTTGCTGCTTTTGTCCCTTTGACTGAGGATGTGTTGGTTGCTGAGACCTTTAAATCGAGTCCGTTTTGCTGAGATGTTCCCTTTTGTAGAGGTTGAAACTCTGTTTGTGCGGCTATAGGTTGGACAACAGGAGGCTGTATTTGTTGATTAACCTGTTGAATTTCATGAGCCCTAGATGGGCTTGAGCTCAGGCCACTAGATAAATCATGTTCATTGTTCATCAAAGTTTCCTGATTGTATAATATATCATTTTTATCTGATCTATCTTGACTGATGGCTTGTTGTTCCACAGTTGAGTGCTGGGCTAAGTTAATATGAGTTGCCATAGATTCTTGATTTGGTTCCGTCACGAGTTCTATTTTTACGCGGCCCTCTTGTATCCATTCTTGGATATCATGCTCTTTCATATGAACACTTTGCGATTGTGCAGGTTTTTGTTCTTGAAGTTGGATAATTTCAGGCTGCGATTTTATCTGTATAAAATTATTTAAGTCAGATTCTTTTTGAATCAGTGTTGTGCATTCATCAAGATCTATTTCTGATTCAGATATTGCCTCAGAACCTGTTTCCTTATTGGAT encodes the following:
- a CDS encoding flagellar hook-basal body complex protein, with amino-acid sequence MAGLNSGMNACVSGLKGVSARVNCHSQNLAAAGAYASKSRQAFLSVVNTGQSLDAFIPAGITATQQHFVSTVGSPVQSSVDTHMSLDGQGFFVVNKKADNTNPGAYGFTRVGTFSENKDHNFVNHVGEYLKVFYVDANGDPISTNTATIDALETASSASLSGNPSATTAATIKGVLASDAALGTTKSMIMNAYDSLGVAQTITLNFAKTNVSPMEWTVTASSPNAATIGAPYDTGMIIQFDGATGNPALINGAAGPAPNLAITWSTAAAPSTINMNFGAIGGTNGMRSFGTAKSYDLPQPVVDGMQAGKYMRTSIDDQGYMWATFDNGDTRRYAKIPLATFPDPNKLVEQTGGSFVASGDSGNYTLNFVNEGTAGGIRSASLEESTIDTAEVFTDLIVDQQRYTADLRGISTIEEMLQALDRALA
- a CDS encoding flagellar hook-length control protein FliK — protein: MAISKASSQKMTASQVTKKPLNDLMDAIKDASAKGQKKNDFKNFLIDPVAHKTVESNQTQTQSKSDGSKKDLSNQRPTTRQADKAVDKKNAEYTESNKETGSEAISESEIDLDECTTLIQKESDLNNFIQIKSQPEIIQLQEQKPAQSQSVHMKEHDIQEWIQEGRVKIELVTEPNQESMATHINLAQHSTVEQQAISQDRSDKNDILYNQETLMNNEHDLSSGLSSSPSRAHEIQQVNQQIQPPVVQPIAAQTEFQPLQKGTSQQNGLDLKVSATNTSSVKGTKAATLTTLDKLNALNQIKEQLKQSLQKGETHLKIQLKPHEMGKVDIKLDISRDGLVTAAFKAENRETLETLTRHAIDFQNIFNEAGLQADSQGMNFSMSRGNHDEQNSFGEMLSAETTPELEEVKAINSGLLPSSQINILT